In the Ipomoea triloba cultivar NCNSP0323 chromosome 6, ASM357664v1 genome, one interval contains:
- the LOC116022742 gene encoding uncharacterized protein LOC116022742, whose amino-acid sequence MFDMTPDRSRPQTAVAPPRTINVQKFAESRASELESLHSIIKNCLNNDFRSQRSKRRRTTGHDNRVTKNRHRKKRKVGNNDVDKTDSLENDKEAPRRVRRRTELRMNPSSGFLTSGDGTKRLRTHIWHAKRFTMAKLWGFYLPLGLQGRGRGSRALLKKLKDSVLVHDASYSSAIQLEGPEDMLMSILDNMIVPSPSQCENASQDILSGAICGNAMLHHYGVSFSSAIAPVTYMWQPRNVHGLNVKVSNVDECERQNRVDDFASSRRLWIFIHASAHKEGFEALQSACIQQMNASTCTVSCISLDDRVAKLEVIGSRTLQVLKKTLHPATCSAEKSSLLKKCSATGCDRGSQFVKIFEEDQIPSFGVVSLTVFDPRAFTKEGIANAPDINALGMQAYKEHEIKGHGGLVENPKEECNLLSRQCLEFEESCDSSECMDLWHVDKELSPPVEESVLCMERHNQRIELFRIGDRISGASNTPNNMQFPRSCPLLLIKNYGQKSSIRRWSILLPLSWVKVFWISLITNGAHAIGLREKQWIACEAELPYFPSDFPDCNSYSCFMKMEAAAADEKVERNPPSMRPFGVPILPPWNSVHLALDKRSFVERNYQVQCKDFSTKERTKNSLVDYSDCRTCSPDADDHCHIPFVGFIARTSYILSQFLDKINGSHLLLFPKFPNRKEGISNFIKDEKMVNEHSDKVIYRVNYGPKLCFVRVLLRAYSKGFFEGGAVVCAPHVDDILLWTQRSENSDRELQITESSVRSYFVQQDGKWECQLPTDPSSRDSYRLPIGFVTTGFVQGSKKPVALALCEAINLACLREDQWRVPSIKRRKEIYVLVRNLRSTAYRLAMANIILEQREEDIEYM is encoded by the exons atgtTCGAT ATGACACCAGATAGAAGTAGACCTCAAACTGCGGTAGCACCACCTCGAACCATTAATGTGCAGAAATTTGCTGAATCTCGAGCATCTGAACTTGAGAGTCTTCACTCAATTATCAAGAACTGCTTAAACAATGATTTTCGGTCACAAAGAAGCAAGAGGAGAAGGACAACTGGGCATGACAATCGAGTAACAAAAAACAGACATAGAAAGAAGCGGAAGGTAGGAAACAATGATGTGGACAAGACTGACAGTTTGGAGAATGATAAGGAGGCTCCCCGCCGTGTTCGTAGGAGAACTGAACTTAGGATGAATCCCAGTAGTGGGTTTTTGACTTCAGGAGATGGGACAAAAAGACTTAGAACACATATATGGCATGCAAAGCGTTTCACAATGGCAAAACTTTGGGGGTTTTACCTTCCCCTTGGTCTACAAGGCAG AGGAAGAGGCTCAAGGGCACTTTTGAAGAAACTGAAAGACAGTGTGCTTGTGCACGATGCAAGCTATTCTAGTGCCATACAGTTGGAGGGTCCAGAG GATATGTTGATGTCAATCCTAGACAACATGATTGTTCCTTCACCATCACAGTGTGAAAATGCTTCCCAGGACATACTCTCAGGTGCTATCTGTGGTAATGCTATG CTTCATCATTATGGAGTATCATTCTCTTCTGCCATCGCCCCTGTTACCTATATGTGGCAACCTCGGAACGTCCATGGGCTCAATGTTAAGGTCTCTAATGTAGATGAATGTGAGAGGCAAAACAGAGTTGATGACTTTGCTTCCTCTCGGCGGCTATGGATTTTCATACATGCTTCAGCTCATAAAGAAGGGTTTGAGGCTTTACAGTCTGCCTGTATACAACAG ATGAATGCCAGCACGTGCACAGTTAGTTGCATCTCCCTTGATGATCGGGTTGCAAAATTAGAAGTGATAGGATCTAGGACACTTCAGGTCCTTAAAAAGACATTACATCCTGCTACCTG CAGTGCAGAAAAATCTTCCCTGCTCAAGAAGTGTTCTGCCACTGGCTGTGACAGAGGAAGTCAATTCGTGAAAATATTTGAGGAAGATCAAATTCCTTCTTTTGGAGTTGTTTCCCTTACCGTTTTTGATCCTCGTGCTTTTACCAAGGAAGGTATTGCTAATGCTCCAGATATAAATGCTCTAGGAATGCAAGCTTATAAAGAACATGAAATAAAAGGACATGGTGGTTTGGTGGAAAATCCTAAAGAGGAATGCAATTTACTTTCACGTCAATGCTTAGAATTTGAAGAAAGTT GTGACTCATCTGAGTGCATGGATTTGTGGCATGTTGACAAAGAATTAAGTCCTCCTGTAGAGGAAAGTGTTCTTTGCATGGAGAGACACAATCAGCGAATTGAGTTGTTCCGGATTGGTGATAGAAT TTCTGGGGCATCAAATACTCCAAATAATATGCAGTTTCCAAGATCATGTCCACTTCTGCTAATAAAAAATTACGGGCAGAAATCTTCTATCAGAAG GTGGTCTATCCTTCTCCCACTAAGTTGGGTCAAGGTCTTTTGGATTAGTCTCATCACCAATGGTGCTCATGCAATTGGTCTCAGAGAGAAGCAATGGATTGCATGTGAA GCTGAGTTGCCATACTTTCCTTCCGACTTTCCTGACTGCAATTCATATTCCTGTTTTATGAAAATGGAAGCAGCTGCTGCTGATGAAAAGGTGGAGAGAAATCCTCCTTCCATGAGACCCTTTGGAGTTCCAATTCTACCTCCTTGGAACAGTGTCCACCTTGCTCTGGACAAAAGATCATTTGTGGAAAGAAATTATCAAGTGCAATGTAAAGACTTCAGTACAAAAGAAAGGACAAAAAACAGCTTAGTGGATTACAGTGATTGTAGAACATGCAGCCCAGATGCAGATGATCATTGTCATATTCCGTTTGTGGGGTTTATAGCAAGGACATCCTACATTTTGAGTCAGTTTTTGGATAAAATCAATGGAAGTCATTTGCTTTTGTTTCCTAAATTTCCAAATAGGAAGGAGGGTATTTCTAACTtcattaaagatgaaaaaatggTGAATGAGCACTCAGATAAGGTCATCTATCGTGTAAATTATGGACCAAAATTGTGTTTCGTAAGAGTATTGTTGCGTGCCTACAGCAAAGGTTTTTTTGAAGGAGGAGCAGTGGTTTGTGCACCTCATGTTGATGATATATTGTTGTGGACACAGAG ATCCGAAAATTCTGACAGAGAACTTCAAATAACTGAATCTTCGGTGAGATCATACTTTGTGCAGCAAGATGGAAAATGGGAATGTCAACTCCCTACCGACCCTTCATCCAGAGACTCTTATAGGCTGCCAATTGGTTTTGTTACAACGGGATTTGTACAAGGAAG CAAAAAACCTGTTGCACTGGCGCTTTGTGAGGCAATCAATCTTGCTTGTCTTAGAGAGGATCAATGGAGGGTTCCATCCATTAAGCGGAGGAAGGAAATCTATGTACTGGTTAGGAATTTGAGGTCCACTGCATATAGACTTGCCATGGCTAATATAATCTTGGAACAAAGAGAAGAAGATATTGAGTACATGTAA
- the LOC116023508 gene encoding esterase AGAP003155-like gives MGSLNEKKQRFLCLHGFRTSAEILKKQVVGRWSSSVVEKLDLVFVDAPFPCQGKSDVEGFFDPPYYEWFQFNKEFTEYQNFDNCLAYIEDCMIKYGPFDGLLGFSQGGVLSAALPGLQEKGVCLANVPKVRYVIIIGGAKLKNQAIAEKAYSLPIKCPSVHFIGKEDLLKEYGSELVESFVDPLVIHHPKGHTIPRFDEESLQQMLSFLERIQGDISMTEEKQTEIAKKDS, from the exons ATGGGCAGTCTGAATGAGAAGAAACAAAGATTTCTTTGCCTTCATGGCTTCAGAACCAGCGCCGAGATTCTGAAGAAGCAGGTCGTCGGGAGATGGTCGTCATCAGTGGTGGAAAAATTGGATCTTGTGTTCGTAGATGCACCGTTTCCTTGCCAGGGCAAATCTGATGTGGAGGGCTTCTTTGATCCTCCTTATTATGAGTGGTTCCAGTTCAACAAG GAATTCACAGAGTATCAGAATTTTGACAACTGCCTTGCTTACATTGAAGATTGCATGATAAAATATGGACCTTTTGATGGTCTTCTTGGTTTCTCCCAG GGTGGAGTGTTGTCAGCAGCATTGCCTGGGTTACAAGAGAA GGGAGTGTGTCTTGCAAATGTGCCCAAGGTTAGATATGTTATAATAATTGGAGGAGCAAAGCTAAAGAACCAAGCAATTGCAGAAAAGGCATACTCATTGCCTATTAAATGCCCCTCTGTTCATTTCATAG GAAAGGAGGACTTACTTAAGGAATATGGAAGTGAACTCGTGGAATCATTTGTGGATCCCCTGGTTATTCATCACCCTAAAGGTCACACGATACCACGATTTG ACGAGGAAAGTTTACAGCAGATGCTTTCATTCCTAGAAAGGATTCAAGGGGATATCAGTATGACAGAAGAAAAGCAAACAGAAATTGCGAAGAAAGATTCTTAG